A window of Lacibacter sediminis contains these coding sequences:
- a CDS encoding TolC family protein, which yields MKKLLFLFLVLSKLSFAQTVTLEQVQAKARQQYPLLKQKDLIRQTKDITIENLNKGFLPQLTVSGQATYQSEVTTVKIPLPGVSIDPLSKDQYKIVADINQMIYDGGMLKQQRSIQQLNADVEEQRVEVELYKLEERISQIYLSVLYIDEQLKQTQLIRDDLSTGMKKMEAQVANGVAFKSNLNLLKAELLKVDQRVIELTATKTGLLDVLSLFTGETYTASMVFTKPVINTANDQTILRPELNLFQKQQQLLGGQSNMIKAKNLPKTSFFFQGGYGRPGLNFLENKFATYYVTGIRFNWAFGGLYTSKKERELIGINQQIVAVQKDVFLLNTNTQLKQQQAEIDKINQLIAKDSEIVELRLKVKDAAKAQLENGVITANDYLREVNAEDQARQTLIVHQLQLIQAQINYQATKGK from the coding sequence ATGAAGAAACTGCTTTTTTTGTTTCTTGTCTTATCTAAGCTGTCGTTTGCACAAACGGTCACGCTGGAGCAAGTTCAGGCCAAGGCAAGGCAACAATACCCACTTCTCAAACAAAAAGACCTCATTCGCCAAACGAAGGATATAACTATTGAAAACCTCAACAAAGGTTTTTTGCCGCAGCTTACTGTAAGCGGACAAGCTACTTACCAGTCGGAAGTAACAACGGTGAAGATTCCTCTGCCGGGTGTATCGATTGATCCATTGAGTAAGGATCAATATAAAATTGTGGCGGACATCAACCAGATGATCTACGATGGTGGTATGCTCAAGCAGCAACGAAGTATTCAGCAACTGAATGCTGATGTGGAAGAACAGAGAGTTGAAGTGGAACTGTATAAACTGGAAGAACGCATCAGTCAAATATACCTCAGCGTTCTTTACATCGATGAGCAGTTGAAGCAAACGCAACTGATCCGTGATGATCTGTCAACCGGCATGAAAAAAATGGAAGCCCAGGTTGCAAATGGTGTTGCATTCAAATCAAACCTCAACTTACTAAAAGCAGAACTACTCAAAGTTGATCAACGTGTAATTGAACTCACAGCAACAAAAACAGGCTTGCTTGATGTGTTGAGTTTATTTACCGGAGAGACTTATACAGCAAGCATGGTGTTTACAAAGCCGGTTATCAATACAGCAAATGATCAAACCATTCTTCGTCCTGAACTGAACCTGTTTCAAAAGCAACAACAATTGCTCGGCGGACAAAGCAATATGATCAAAGCAAAGAATCTTCCCAAGACCAGTTTCTTTTTTCAAGGTGGTTACGGAAGACCAGGTTTGAATTTTCTCGAAAACAAATTTGCTACTTATTATGTAACCGGTATCCGTTTTAACTGGGCTTTTGGTGGATTATATACTTCAAAAAAAGAAAGAGAGTTGATCGGCATCAATCAACAGATCGTTGCTGTGCAGAAAGATGTATTTCTGCTCAACACCAATACGCAATTGAAACAGCAGCAGGCGGAGATCGATAAGATCAATCAACTGATCGCAAAAGATAGCGAGATCGTAGAGCTGCGGTTAAAAGTAAAAGATGCAGCAAAAGCACAATTGGAAAATGGTGTGATCACCGCCAACGATTATTTACGTGAAGTAAATGCAGAAGATCAGGCACGACAAACACTCATTGTACACCAATTACAATTAATACAGGCACAAATCAATTATCAAGCCACCAAGGGAAAATAA
- a CDS encoding homogentisate 1,2-dioxygenase translates to MAHYYTLGKIPHKRHTQFRKPDGGLYSEQLFSTEGFSDDYSLLYHCHPPTQIIKTEPQIDVSPIIAEEKMLQHRCFEGFNLKPGGEFLESRVPVLVNNDCHIVLAAPTSGTSGYFYKNTDADEMIFVHEGSGTVKTQYGELPFGYGDYIILPRGTIYQIEFNDDKNRLFIVESFTPLRYPKRYMSKYGQLMEHAPYCERDIRKPQDLKTYDEHGDFLIRAKKKGMLYGLHYGTHPFDVVGWDGCCYPYIFSIHDFEPITGRVHQPPPVHQTFETNAFVVCSFVPRLYDYHPNAIPAPYNHSNIDSDEVIYYVDGDFMSRKNVTRGMITLHPAGIPHGPHPGAVEKSIGAKETKELAVMVDTFRPLMLTKQALDIENGNYVMSWAE, encoded by the coding sequence ATGGCTCACTATTACACATTGGGAAAGATCCCGCATAAACGTCATACACAGTTCCGCAAGCCCGATGGTGGTTTGTACAGCGAACAATTATTTTCAACCGAAGGATTCAGTGATGATTATTCGTTGCTGTATCATTGTCATCCTCCAACACAGATCATTAAGACAGAACCGCAGATAGATGTATCGCCCATTATTGCAGAAGAAAAAATGTTGCAGCACCGTTGTTTTGAAGGCTTTAATCTTAAACCCGGCGGTGAATTTTTAGAAAGCCGTGTACCTGTTTTGGTGAATAACGATTGTCATATTGTATTGGCCGCACCAACAAGTGGTACAAGCGGTTACTTCTACAAGAATACTGATGCTGATGAAATGATCTTTGTACACGAGGGAAGTGGCACAGTGAAAACGCAATACGGTGAATTGCCATTTGGTTATGGTGATTATATCATTTTGCCTAGGGGAACGATCTACCAGATAGAGTTCAATGATGATAAAAACAGGTTGTTCATTGTTGAATCGTTTACACCACTCCGTTACCCTAAACGTTACATGAGTAAGTACGGTCAGTTGATGGAGCATGCGCCTTATTGCGAACGGGATATCCGCAAGCCACAGGATCTGAAAACATATGATGAACATGGCGATTTTCTCATAAGGGCAAAGAAGAAGGGAATGTTATACGGTTTGCATTACGGTACACATCCGTTTGATGTGGTGGGTTGGGATGGTTGCTGCTATCCGTATATTTTTTCCATTCATGATTTTGAACCCATCACCGGTCGGGTACATCAGCCACCACCTGTGCATCAAACATTTGAAACGAATGCCTTTGTGGTTTGTTCGTTTGTGCCGAGGTTGTACGATTATCATCCCAACGCTATTCCAGCGCCCTATAATCACAGTAATATTGATAGCGATGAAGTGATCTATTATGTTGATGGTGATTTTATGAGTCGTAAGAATGTAACAAGAGGAATGATCACCTTGCATCCTGCAGGTATTCCTCATGGACCACACCCAGGTGCAGTTGAAAAAAGTATTGGTGCAAAAGAAACGAAGGAGTTAGCGGTGATGGTTGATACATTTCGTCCGCTGATGTTAACCAAACAGGCATTGGACATTGAAAATGGAAATTATGTAATGAGCTGGGCTGAATAG
- a CDS encoding pyridoxal phosphate-dependent aminotransferase, translating to MQRRDLLKQTALTLAAFTLSRDLFAAEAEKFAQLPDVDKIIKLSSNENPHGPSPMARKQMMEAVNGSNRYPWDVTTKLREEIAALTGHTKEHIVMGAGSSELLGLVAVWAALKKGNAVAPDPTFRLWMPAARKTGLDIKLVPLTDKKMTDLQRMKEAMNDQTKLVYICNPNNPTGTVLPAKELEAFIKDIAPKAIILLDEAYTEFSSEPSMAHLVNDYPNLVIAKTFSKIYGMAGARVGYALAHPTTIKQLNELQPWANAGASAVSLAGALAALKDKTFIDFCKKENALARSIFCKALDKAGIPYIPSETSFIYFDTSNFGKDVKAMLEAKGIVGARTFEEGTKWLRISVGTQDEMKKAAAALLS from the coding sequence ATGCAACGTCGTGATCTACTGAAGCAAACCGCTCTTACCCTTGCCGCATTTACATTAAGCAGGGATCTTTTTGCCGCCGAAGCAGAAAAATTTGCACAGCTCCCCGATGTTGACAAGATCATCAAACTAAGTTCAAACGAAAATCCTCACGGTCCATCACCCATGGCCCGCAAACAAATGATGGAAGCTGTGAATGGCAGCAATCGCTATCCATGGGATGTTACCACAAAACTGAGAGAAGAAATTGCTGCTTTAACAGGGCACACAAAAGAACATATTGTAATGGGCGCCGGTTCATCTGAACTGCTGGGGCTTGTGGCGGTATGGGCCGCATTGAAAAAAGGAAATGCTGTTGCACCCGACCCTACGTTCCGTTTATGGATGCCTGCTGCACGTAAAACAGGTCTTGATATAAAACTCGTTCCGCTCACCGATAAAAAAATGACCGATCTGCAGCGGATGAAAGAAGCAATGAACGATCAAACAAAACTTGTTTATATCTGCAATCCAAACAATCCAACAGGCACGGTATTGCCGGCAAAAGAGCTTGAAGCATTTATTAAAGACATTGCACCCAAAGCAATTATTTTATTAGATGAAGCATATACTGAATTCAGCAGCGAGCCCAGCATGGCACACCTGGTGAATGATTATCCTAATCTTGTTATTGCAAAAACTTTTTCGAAGATATACGGTATGGCAGGTGCACGTGTTGGTTATGCATTGGCACATCCAACTACCATCAAACAACTCAATGAATTGCAGCCGTGGGCGAATGCAGGTGCAAGTGCCGTTTCATTAGCCGGAGCATTAGCTGCATTAAAAGACAAAACGTTCATCGACTTTTGTAAAAAAGAAAATGCATTGGCCCGTTCTATCTTCTGCAAAGCATTGGATAAAGCAGGCATTCCATATATACCATCAGAAACAAGTTTTATTTATTTCGATACCAGCAATTTTGGAAAAGATGTGAAAGCAATGCTTGAAGCGAAAGGCATTGTTGGTGCACGCACTTTTGAAGAAGGCACCAAGTGGTTACGCATCAGTGTGGGTACACAGGATGAAATGAAAAAAGCGGCGGCGGCTTTGTTAAGTTAG
- a CDS encoding TetR/AcrR family transcriptional regulator has translation MAKRIKDQSTEEVILQAARNVFIKKGMYGARMQDIADEAGINKALLHYYFDSKDKLFEKIFMEAANHLFPKVNEVLNSDAGLFEKIEKFCDEYITVVIENPYLPLFVMNEVNQDPVYFMKKVWGAKNKPDPSKFLLQIEAEVKKGTIKPISPLQLMMNLLSMTIFPFVAKPIFQMNLGLDEFQFRHAMEQRKKEIPKFIIDSIRK, from the coding sequence ATGGCAAAGCGGATAAAAGATCAAAGTACGGAAGAAGTGATTCTGCAGGCAGCACGGAATGTGTTTATTAAGAAAGGCATGTATGGGGCACGTATGCAGGATATTGCCGATGAAGCAGGTATTAACAAAGCATTGCTCCATTATTATTTTGACAGCAAGGATAAACTGTTTGAAAAGATCTTTATGGAAGCGGCCAATCATTTATTCCCGAAAGTAAATGAGGTGTTGAACTCAGACGCCGGCCTGTTTGAAAAGATCGAAAAGTTTTGTGATGAATATATTACCGTAGTGATTGAAAACCCTTACCTGCCCTTGTTTGTAATGAATGAAGTGAACCAGGATCCGGTGTATTTTATGAAGAAAGTGTGGGGGGCAAAAAATAAACCTGACCCGTCAAAATTCCTTTTGCAGATTGAAGCTGAGGTGAAAAAAGGAACCATCAAACCCATCAGCCCACTACAGCTAATGATGAACCTGCTTTCGATGACGATTTTTCCGTTTGTGGCCAAACCCATCTTCCAGATGAATTTGGGACTTGATGAATTTCAGTTCCGGCATGCAATGGAGCAAAGGAAGAAGGAGATTCCGAAGTTTATCATTGATTCGATTCGGAAATAA
- a CDS encoding metallophosphoesterase family protein, with amino-acid sequence MTRIGLISDTHGFLDDPVFDHFSNCDEIWHAGDFGTIELAKRLSALSGLTVKGVYGNIDGQDVRSVYPEQLVFHCEDVKVMMRHIGGAPPKYNPETRKELQLHQPNLFISGHSHILKVMYDDKMNCLHMNPGAAGKQGWHKVRTLIRFVIDGNNMKDCEVIELGKR; translated from the coding sequence TTGACACGAATAGGACTTATCTCCGACACACATGGATTTTTAGATGACCCCGTGTTTGATCATTTTTCAAACTGTGATGAAATATGGCATGCGGGTGATTTTGGAACTATTGAATTAGCTAAGCGTCTGTCTGCTTTGAGCGGCCTGACTGTAAAAGGCGTTTATGGTAATATTGATGGACAAGATGTTCGATCCGTTTACCCCGAGCAACTGGTTTTCCATTGCGAAGATGTGAAAGTGATGATGCGGCATATTGGTGGTGCTCCGCCAAAATACAATCCCGAAACGAGAAAGGAATTGCAACTGCATCAACCAAATCTTTTCATCAGCGGACATTCACATATTTTAAAAGTGATGTATGATGATAAGATGAATTGCCTGCACATGAACCCCGGCGCAGCAGGTAAACAAGGCTGGCATAAAGTACGCACACTGATCCGTTTTGTGATCGATGGAAATAATATGAAAGATTGTGAAGTGATCGAACTCGGAAAGCGTTAA
- a CDS encoding SPOR domain-containing protein, with protein MQIKKIIYTILLPVVLAACTGPKTTTSAPPKEKTVTKKMVNGYQLQVLNTTDRTEALNAKSLLLTKYPQQKTFLMYQSPYYKIRFGNFLTQTEALSYQKKVKTHFTNVFVIPAKFEIKVRE; from the coding sequence ATGCAGATCAAAAAAATCATTTATACCATCTTACTTCCTGTTGTCCTTGCGGCCTGCACAGGACCAAAGACAACTACTTCAGCGCCGCCAAAAGAAAAAACGGTTACCAAAAAAATGGTGAATGGTTACCAACTTCAGGTACTGAATACCACCGATAGGACTGAAGCTCTAAATGCAAAATCATTGCTGCTCACAAAATACCCGCAGCAGAAAACCTTCCTGATGTATCAAAGCCCCTATTATAAAATACGGTTTGGAAATTTTTTAACACAAACTGAAGCTTTGAGCTATCAGAAAAAAGTAAAAACTCATTTTACCAATGTATTTGTGATACCTGCGAAGTTTGAAATAAAGGTGAGGGAGTAA
- a CDS encoding HlyD family secretion protein gives MRNIFISMLATVFITACSSNGNKFDASGTFEATEVIVSSELSGKILSLTVNEGDTVSASRVVGTVDAEGIELQKEQVEASISSLNDKTADVGPQVALLQNQLAVQQSQLNNLLHEKQRIENLIKQDAATGKQLDDINAQIDVVRKQMGVTQQQINVQRNNTSTQNKSILSESKPLQKRVEQLNDQLKRADIVNPINGTVLTKYAEAGELTSTGKALYKIADLGAMKLRAYVTGDQLSQIKLGQQVKVLVDDGKDKYKELVGTISWISDKAEFTPKTIQTKEERANLVYAVKINVKNDGYLKIGMYGEVVFK, from the coding sequence ATGCGTAACATTTTTATAAGTATGCTGGCAACTGTTTTTATAACAGCCTGCAGTAGTAATGGAAACAAATTTGATGCGTCGGGAACATTTGAAGCAACCGAAGTCATCGTATCATCTGAATTAAGCGGAAAGATATTGTCGCTTACCGTGAACGAAGGCGATACTGTTTCGGCGAGTCGTGTGGTAGGAACTGTGGATGCAGAAGGTATTGAATTGCAAAAAGAGCAAGTGGAAGCCAGCATCAGTTCATTAAATGATAAAACTGCAGATGTTGGTCCGCAAGTGGCCCTGTTGCAGAATCAATTGGCTGTTCAGCAATCACAACTCAACAACCTGTTGCATGAAAAACAACGTATTGAAAATCTGATCAAACAAGATGCAGCAACGGGAAAGCAACTGGATGATATCAATGCACAGATCGATGTTGTGCGAAAGCAGATGGGTGTTACACAACAACAGATCAATGTGCAGCGTAACAATACATCCACACAAAACAAAAGTATCCTTAGCGAATCAAAACCTCTGCAGAAAAGAGTAGAACAGTTGAATGATCAGTTGAAACGTGCTGATATTGTAAATCCCATTAATGGAACTGTGCTGACCAAGTATGCAGAAGCAGGTGAGTTAACATCAACCGGTAAAGCTTTGTATAAAATTGCCGATCTGGGTGCAATGAAGTTGAGGGCTTATGTAACAGGCGATCAACTGTCGCAAATAAAATTAGGGCAGCAGGTGAAAGTATTGGTTGATGATGGAAAAGATAAGTACAAAGAACTTGTTGGAACCATCAGCTGGATATCTGATAAAGCAGAGTTCACACCCAAAACAATTCAAACAAAGGAAGAGCGGGCCAATCTTGTGTATGCGGTTAAGATCAACGTGAAGAATGATGGTTATCTCAAGATCGGTATGTATGGTGAAGTGGTATTCAAATAA